The following are encoded in a window of Rubellicoccus peritrichatus genomic DNA:
- a CDS encoding MFS transporter — MKTLLKSIARDYGSLPKPVYILFAGGFINRFGHFVLPFLALYLSQQGYSENLIAIVLAAHGAGALVGALLGGYLADTIGRRNTMVTSLASKAVLIIALFIADSHFALMSMAFLVGLTGFLYPAAANALIADMTSTEQRTPAFVGARIAVNAGWALGPACAGWLITISPFLLFAGDAMSSFIFAMLVLAYLPHGLRERAPAGNPFKVAWGRLQAAGQDMRTNQEFRRFIGAQFLTVIVVMQLFAPLALIVKSNGLSDTNYGMLLGLNGMMILLCELPLSQYTRRLPPKLAITIGYGLIAIAMGGIAFAHSFAAFVILKAVFTLGEMISFPISSVYVNTLAPDHMRGRYLGVVMLSWAAGGMIGPPAGIFLYEFFGQSYLIIAPVIGAISVGMLWGFGLNRKKITATDTLEADAIVSVKSTVQSR; from the coding sequence ATGAAGACCCTCCTAAAGTCCATAGCCCGTGATTACGGCTCGTTACCCAAGCCGGTTTATATCCTCTTTGCCGGTGGTTTTATCAACCGCTTCGGGCACTTCGTCCTACCCTTTCTGGCTCTTTACCTGAGCCAGCAGGGTTACAGTGAAAACTTGATTGCAATTGTCCTCGCTGCTCACGGCGCGGGAGCACTTGTGGGCGCACTCTTGGGCGGTTACCTTGCAGACACCATAGGCCGAAGAAATACGATGGTGACCTCACTGGCCAGTAAAGCAGTGCTCATCATCGCGCTTTTTATCGCAGACAGCCATTTCGCGTTAATGAGCATGGCCTTCCTTGTTGGGTTAACCGGGTTTCTCTATCCGGCAGCAGCCAATGCCCTGATCGCAGATATGACATCAACCGAACAACGAACTCCAGCGTTTGTTGGTGCGCGTATCGCAGTCAACGCTGGCTGGGCACTTGGTCCTGCCTGTGCAGGTTGGTTGATCACAATCTCTCCTTTTCTACTCTTTGCGGGCGATGCCATGTCGTCGTTTATTTTTGCGATGCTGGTATTGGCATACCTGCCTCATGGCTTGCGTGAACGCGCTCCCGCAGGAAACCCCTTCAAGGTCGCATGGGGTCGTTTACAGGCGGCCGGTCAGGATATGCGGACGAACCAAGAGTTCCGAAGATTTATCGGTGCTCAATTTCTGACCGTGATCGTCGTCATGCAGCTCTTTGCTCCCCTGGCACTCATCGTCAAGAGTAACGGGTTGAGTGACACCAACTATGGGATGCTGCTTGGTTTAAACGGAATGATGATTCTGCTCTGCGAGTTACCGCTTTCTCAATACACACGAAGGCTGCCGCCAAAGCTGGCCATCACAATTGGTTATGGACTCATAGCAATTGCAATGGGTGGCATTGCCTTTGCCCATAGCTTTGCCGCATTCGTCATCCTGAAAGCAGTTTTCACACTGGGCGAAATGATTTCTTTCCCGATCAGTTCGGTCTATGTAAATACGCTGGCTCCCGATCACATGCGAGGACGATATCTCGGCGTCGTAATGCTTTCATGGGCAGCAGGTGGTATGATCGGACCACCGGCCGGAATCTTCCTCTATGAATTTTTCGGCCAGAGTTACTTGATCATTGCTCCTGTCATTGGAGCAATCTCGGTCGGTATGCTCTGGGGCTTTGGCCTGAATCGAAAAAAAATCACTGCAACAGATACATTGGAGGCTGATGCCATTGTATCTGTAAAAAGTACTGTACAATCTCGCTAA
- a CDS encoding YajG family lipoprotein, translating into MHLTNNIIPLVSLATVCLLGSGCAFIDNKVDLQYHALSNSPLRDIPPQRVEINVIDQRPESERNSVGSVKNGFGSKTANVISTEPVAQEIHAAIASEFLAAGHDVVRSENNPEVLITVNLRRIDVDTVTNFFDVEVIAEIGTDVTVYNPIKTNSLASFPVSGSSVKSSQLVTESTRELALNAALAEYIRSLIFNEELLTSLRKQNSESEKLIN; encoded by the coding sequence ATGCACCTAACCAATAATATCATCCCACTTGTATCATTAGCGACAGTATGCCTACTCGGCAGCGGCTGTGCATTCATAGACAATAAAGTCGACTTACAATATCATGCTCTAAGCAATAGCCCGCTGAGAGATATCCCACCTCAGCGTGTGGAAATCAATGTGATTGATCAGCGACCCGAGAGTGAACGAAACAGTGTGGGTTCTGTGAAAAATGGTTTTGGATCAAAGACTGCAAATGTAATTTCGACAGAGCCGGTTGCCCAAGAAATCCATGCAGCAATTGCCTCTGAATTCTTAGCTGCTGGCCATGATGTCGTCCGTTCAGAGAATAACCCAGAGGTTCTGATAACAGTAAATCTAAGAAGAATTGATGTAGATACGGTAACTAATTTTTTCGATGTCGAAGTAATTGCAGAAATAGGCACGGATGTCACAGTGTATAATCCTATTAAAACCAATAGCCTAGCCTCCTTTCCTGTCAGCGGAAGTAGCGTTAAGAGCTCTCAACTTGTAACCGAAAGCACGAGAGAACTTGCGCTCAATGCTGCATTAGCTGAATACATTCGCTCACTTATCTTTAATGAAGAGTTGCTTACAAGCTTACGGAAGCAAAATTCTGAATCGGAAAAATTAATAAATTAG
- a CDS encoding sugar phosphate isomerase/epimerase family protein, with amino-acid sequence MAQIGICIWSIPGSSDREKIQLASTCGLDGVQLELGGYEEGFPLSKKERQQEAIALRDDLGILYPTLGLNVFCGHSATNQKDHDIIRRAIDCALETALALDIKLLQCPSFFASEIKDEAGLENTAKIFQYACRQAADTPVLVSSENILQPDALSELVKAVDAPNFRIYFDTANPYWMAGMPAIPLLDAALPWLAEVHLKESKDDGSAAFLGEGDSDFFATFNHLMKANYAGWLVLENGYGKLMSERSSSAEEVIRADLKIVRDQF; translated from the coding sequence ATGGCACAAATCGGCATATGCATCTGGTCCATCCCTGGCTCCAGTGATCGGGAGAAAATTCAACTCGCGTCAACCTGCGGACTGGATGGGGTTCAACTTGAGCTCGGTGGATATGAAGAAGGCTTTCCACTTTCGAAAAAGGAACGCCAGCAGGAGGCAATTGCACTTAGGGACGACTTGGGTATTCTTTATCCAACACTTGGGCTCAATGTCTTTTGCGGACATTCTGCAACGAATCAAAAAGACCATGATATCATTCGACGTGCGATTGATTGTGCATTGGAAACAGCTCTCGCTCTGGATATTAAGTTGCTGCAGTGCCCAAGTTTTTTTGCCAGTGAGATCAAAGACGAAGCCGGTCTGGAAAACACAGCCAAGATTTTTCAATACGCTTGTCGGCAGGCAGCGGATACTCCGGTCTTGGTTTCCAGCGAAAATATTCTTCAGCCTGATGCATTGTCCGAATTGGTTAAAGCTGTGGATGCACCAAATTTCCGCATTTATTTTGATACTGCCAATCCATATTGGATGGCAGGAATGCCGGCAATTCCATTACTCGATGCAGCTTTGCCTTGGCTTGCTGAAGTGCACTTGAAGGAATCCAAAGACGATGGTTCTGCTGCCTTTCTTGGCGAGGGGGACAGCGATTTCTTTGCTACCTTCAATCATCTTATGAAAGCCAACTATGCCGGCTGGTTGGTTTTGGAAAATGGATATGGCAAGCTTATGTCCGAGCGTAGTTCATCTGCCGAAGAAGTCATCCGTGCCGATCTTAAAATTGTTCGTGATCAATTTTAG
- a CDS encoding FAD-dependent oxidoreductase yields the protein MLDCDYLIIGQGLAGSLLAWELIATGKSVYILDDGHLSASSKVAAGMINPLAGKRLALYPETDAFLERAKYTYTNLREKLGQTFFHELPILRLLQDEAESTRYEDRKLDSEFDSYLGGGWMLGSGSFALGDELGGFMTCRSGWVDVPALISALRTYFTDADALIPESFTHSDLLVGENTATWRGEVRAQQVVFCEGWKGRDNPWFDWLPWDPVKGEILSLDIKGIPRDRILNRGKWLVPGPAGTFRAGSTYTRDSLDLEPTREGQSEILFGLSKLLPNLSYQVVDHLAGIRPGSRTQHPLIGRHPKFPQLGLFNGFGSKGALLIPLCSKHLVSYFSSDIPLPPKVDIHNRWPT from the coding sequence ATGCTTGATTGCGACTATCTCATCATCGGACAAGGCCTGGCTGGAAGTCTGCTTGCCTGGGAGCTGATTGCCACCGGGAAGTCTGTTTATATTTTGGATGATGGACATTTGAGTGCCTCATCCAAAGTCGCGGCTGGTATGATTAATCCTCTGGCGGGAAAGCGGCTGGCGTTATATCCGGAGACAGATGCTTTTCTGGAAAGGGCAAAATATACCTACACCAACTTAAGGGAAAAGCTGGGGCAGACCTTTTTCCATGAGTTGCCCATATTGCGCTTACTTCAGGACGAAGCTGAATCGACACGTTATGAGGATCGAAAGCTTGATTCCGAATTTGATTCTTATCTTGGAGGCGGCTGGATGCTGGGGAGTGGATCCTTTGCACTCGGAGATGAGTTGGGCGGCTTTATGACGTGTCGTTCCGGTTGGGTGGACGTTCCCGCATTGATCTCTGCTTTGAGGACGTACTTTACTGATGCAGATGCTTTGATCCCCGAATCATTTACGCATAGCGATTTGCTTGTTGGAGAAAATACGGCTACATGGCGAGGCGAAGTCAGGGCCCAGCAGGTTGTCTTTTGCGAAGGTTGGAAAGGGCGAGATAATCCCTGGTTTGATTGGTTGCCATGGGATCCTGTTAAAGGAGAGATTCTGAGCTTGGACATAAAGGGCATTCCCCGTGATCGTATTCTCAATCGCGGGAAATGGCTTGTCCCGGGGCCAGCGGGGACTTTTCGCGCTGGATCGACTTACACACGCGACAGTCTTGATCTTGAGCCAACCAGGGAGGGGCAAAGTGAGATTCTGTTTGGATTGTCCAAACTGCTTCCCAACCTATCCTATCAAGTCGTTGATCACCTGGCGGGCATTCGCCCCGGTAGCCGAACGCAGCATCCGCTTATCGGTCGGCACCCTAAGTTTCCACAGCTGGGTCTTTTTAATGGTTTTGGCTCAAAAGGAGCCTTGCTAATTCCGTTGTGCTCAAAACATTTAGTTTCTTACTTTAGTTCCGATATACCACTACCACCCAAAGTAGATATTCACAATCGATGGCCGACATGA
- a CDS encoding class I SAM-dependent methyltransferase: protein MADMTGSRRQSLTEKAQAKIAKVLSYGDYAVDATVGNGNDTFFLADHVGPEGAVVGFDIQELALHRATAVLGEAQLLQRVKLVQKSHHRMAEFVPDDWHGKIKAIMFNLGYLPRGDKSVITQADTTILALEASIKILAVGGRMTVVAYTGHDGGQEETNAIREWLRPLTISHYDVEMIPAEVQTSGSPELYVITRTD from the coding sequence ATGGCCGACATGACCGGAAGCAGACGACAGTCTTTGACTGAAAAAGCCCAGGCAAAAATTGCCAAAGTTTTGTCTTATGGCGACTACGCGGTTGATGCGACTGTCGGCAATGGAAATGATACTTTTTTTCTCGCTGATCATGTCGGCCCCGAAGGTGCAGTGGTCGGTTTCGATATTCAGGAGCTTGCCTTGCATCGCGCAACAGCAGTCTTGGGCGAGGCACAACTGCTTCAGCGTGTTAAGCTGGTGCAGAAAAGTCATCATCGTATGGCGGAATTTGTGCCGGACGACTGGCATGGCAAGATCAAAGCGATCATGTTCAATTTAGGCTATCTGCCAAGGGGCGATAAGAGTGTCATCACCCAAGCCGATACGACCATCCTGGCGCTGGAAGCTTCGATCAAAATATTGGCTGTCGGCGGTCGCATGACTGTGGTTGCCTATACAGGACATGATGGCGGGCAGGAGGAGACCAATGCGATTCGCGAATGGCTTCGTCCGCTTACGATTTCACACTATGATGTAGAAATGATCCCGGCTGAAGTGCAAACATCCGGAAGCCCGGAGTTGTATGTGATCACTCGAACGGATTGA
- a CDS encoding GDSL-type esterase/lipase family protein has protein sequence MFDWYEDEVRGHEGKLALRAKPELRGRVVLYGSSTLRLWEQFDSHFPELSFVNLAFGGSTLEACAYFFERLIPPCDPRSIVFYAGDNDLGDGHEPNKVIDSLKTLLDKVDRAGLGEIPFAFIAIKPSIARWPLRDKIRKVNQVAEQWMAERPNRHYLDIWPPMLNEHGHPRKELYVEDGLHLSWDGYDVWADVLRAHANSIF, from the coding sequence GTGTTTGATTGGTACGAAGATGAAGTGCGTGGGCATGAGGGAAAGCTGGCCTTGCGGGCCAAGCCTGAATTGCGGGGCCGAGTTGTCCTTTATGGCAGTTCGACTTTGCGTCTGTGGGAACAGTTCGATTCACATTTTCCGGAACTGTCTTTCGTTAATCTTGCCTTTGGCGGTTCAACGCTTGAAGCCTGTGCTTACTTCTTTGAGCGATTGATACCACCCTGTGATCCGCGCAGTATTGTTTTCTATGCAGGTGATAATGATTTGGGTGATGGACACGAACCCAACAAGGTTATTGATTCGCTGAAGACTTTGTTGGATAAAGTAGATAGGGCTGGTTTGGGTGAGATTCCGTTTGCTTTCATTGCTATTAAGCCGAGCATTGCAAGATGGCCACTTCGGGATAAGATTCGAAAAGTGAACCAGGTTGCGGAGCAGTGGATGGCCGAGCGTCCTAATCGGCATTACCTTGATATTTGGCCACCTATGCTGAATGAACACGGGCACCCTAGAAAAGAACTCTATGTTGAGGATGGCTTACATCTGAGCTGGGATGGTTATGATGTCTGGGCTGATGTGCTTCGTGCTCACGCTAATTCCATTTTTTAG
- a CDS encoding esterase family protein produces MRREYHKWCSLNLHREMELLVFGHAGARVLVFPTRVGRFFDFENWGLVNSLRDTINAGNLQLICIDSVDAESLYCNWAHPRGRIERHQQFENYVMQEVLPFSESINPERFLIAHGCSFGAYHAANFAFRHPKHFHKVVALSGRYDITQQVEGFRNLLDDYYDQDVYFHNPSHYVPNLTDESHLRPLREMEITFAIGEHDPFIANNHFMSAILWAKGAWNSLNVWPGRAHRARYWRQMLPIYL; encoded by the coding sequence ATGCGTCGTGAGTATCACAAATGGTGTAGCTTGAATCTCCATCGGGAGATGGAATTGCTGGTCTTTGGCCATGCCGGAGCGCGGGTACTTGTCTTTCCTACACGGGTGGGGCGGTTTTTTGATTTCGAAAACTGGGGCTTGGTCAATTCCCTTCGTGATACAATCAATGCCGGCAATCTCCAGCTCATATGCATTGATAGCGTCGATGCTGAAAGCCTTTATTGTAATTGGGCGCACCCAAGAGGCCGAATCGAGCGCCATCAGCAATTTGAAAATTATGTGATGCAGGAGGTGTTGCCTTTTAGCGAGAGTATCAATCCGGAGCGATTCCTCATCGCGCATGGATGCAGCTTTGGGGCTTACCATGCGGCAAATTTTGCCTTTCGCCATCCCAAGCATTTTCATAAGGTCGTGGCGTTGAGTGGTCGCTATGACATCACGCAGCAGGTGGAGGGCTTTCGTAATCTACTGGACGATTATTACGATCAGGATGTTTATTTTCATAATCCGTCACACTACGTTCCCAATCTCACGGACGAGAGTCACTTAAGGCCGCTTCGTGAAATGGAGATTACTTTTGCGATTGGCGAACATGATCCTTTTATCGCAAATAATCATTTCATGAGTGCCATTCTATGGGCCAAGGGTGCATGGAACAGTCTTAATGTATGGCCTGGCCGTGCACACCGGGCACGCTATTGGCGACAGATGTTACCGATATATTTGTGA